The Manihot esculenta cultivar AM560-2 chromosome 1, M.esculenta_v8, whole genome shotgun sequence genome has a window encoding:
- the LOC110600260 gene encoding uncharacterized protein LOC110600260, with protein MASPNPKLFLLFSIIVAFLSFSASARPCKTLFISSYSFSIKPLYPNPNSHHPSSSGFVTIVTEITQQRSPSETLLHRRVFPAVLVDDEDSQHRAIQRRQEAPVLPFGLSSYDMSSLRDRTKDILSVVVALLFGVGCGALTAATMYLVWSLFSTRYDYRYEEFDSEDGDEDDDISPKKVGYCKIPEAGCMQKPVKEAV; from the coding sequence ATGGCTTCACCAAATCCAAagctttttcttctcttctcaATTATTGTTGCTTTTCTCTCCTTCTCTGCCTCTGCTAGACCCTGCAAAACCCTCTTCATCTCCTCCTACTCCTTCTCCATCAAGCCCCTCTACCCTAACCCTAACTCTCATCACCCTTCCTCCTCCGGATTCGTCACCATCGTCACCGAAATTACTCAACAACGCTCCCCTTCTGAGACCCTCCTTCATCGCCGGGTTTTTCCCGCCGTTCTTGTTGATGATGAAGATTCTCAGCACAGAGCTATCCAACGGCGCCAGGAAGCTCCTGTCTTGCCTTTTGGGCTTTCTTCCTATGACATGAGTTCTCTCCGTGATCGCACCAAGGACATTCTGAGTGTCGTCGTCGCCTTGCTTTTTGGGGTTGGTTGTGGCGCTCTCACCGCCGCTACCATGTACTTGGTCTGGTCCCTTTTCTCTACCCGCTACGATTACCGCTATGAGGAATTTGATAGCGAGGATGGAGATGAAGATGATGATATTAGCCCTAAGAAGGTGGGTTATTGTAAGATCCCTGAGGCTGGTTGCATGCAGAAGCCGGTTAAAGAGGCGGTATGA